In Maridesulfovibrio sp., the genomic stretch GACTTCTTTGACTATAATTCCACTGGACATGTTTTCGCAGGCAGCGGAAGTGTCCGGAAAATGGTGTCCGATGTCTCCACCGCCGAAAAGACCCAGAATAGCATCAGCCAAAGCATGCAGCAGAACATCGCCGTCTGAATGGGCGATGACCTCCGGACCGCCTGGAATGGGTACCCCACCCAGCACCATAGGCCTCCCCTCTCCGAACTTATGAACATCATAGCCCCAGCCAACGCAGGGGACAGTTCTTCTGCCTTCTTCGATCTTTTTCAAATCTTCGGGATTGGTCATCTTAATATTACCCTCTTCGCCCTCGCAAATATGAACCGTCTTACCGGCCATCTCCACCATGGAAGCATCATCGGTTACATCCCAGCCTTCTTCTTCCGCCTGTTTATGCGCAGCGTAAAGTGTCGGCAGATAAAAGCCCTGAGGGGTCTGCACTGCTTTTAAGCGGGAACGGAGCAGTGTCTTTTCGACAATTTCCCCATTCACTTCTTTGATGGTATCGGTAACATCAATTGCAGGAATAACAGCTTCATTGCCGGACCGGAGCTTATCGACGATCCCGCTGACCATTTTCACCGAAGCAAAAGGACGGGCGGAATCATGGACCAGCACATGGGTACACCCTGCAGGAAGTTCATTCAAGCCGTTAAATACTGAGTCCTGACGGCGCATACCGCCGGCAGTTACTTTAAAGCGCATGCCAAGAGAGTCTGAACCGTCCAAACCGGCAACAACCTCTTTCATTTCCTCAACCTGATCGGGAGGAAACACAAAAACAATGCCGGAAACAGCGGGAGTACTGGAAAAAGTGAGCGCGGAATGCCAGAAGAGCGGAAAGCCCTTCCATTCAAGAAATTGTTTTTTTACTCCACCGACAGCTTCTGCCAAACGGGTTCCACTGCCTGCTGCCAGCAAAATAGCCCAGACTTCACCGGATTTGCTCATAGAAATCTCCAGCCCTGCCTTGGGATGCCTCCGGCGACCCTGCGGACTTTGATTTGATGCGCTGCGCGCTTTTATATTTATTTGATTTCGCCTCCGGCGGATTAAACCCTTTGGAAAGGGTTTAAGAATCCCAAACCTTTTTAGTCAGGCTTCGCCACCGAGCACAAACAAACCAGTTATAAATTATAAAAAAAGGGACAGCCCTAAGGCTGCCCCTTTTTAATATCTAATAAAAGAGGAGTCGGACTATAAGCCGGGTCCTGTATCCGCCGAAACGGATGATCATCATTCCTCTAGGATGCATGTTACCATACACCTCAAGCAACCTACCCGAAAGCTTGGCCGGGCCGGCCTCAAACACTTCCCTATTTGGTCTTGCTCCGAGCGGGGTTTACCTGGCCGGATATGTCACCATATCCGCCGGTGGGCTCTTACCCCACCGTTTCACCCTTACTCCGGTGAGAACTCACCGGGGCGGTCTGTTTTCTGTGGCACTTTCCCGGAATCGCTTCCGCTGGGAGTTACCCAGCGCCCTGCCCTGCGGAGCCCGGACTTTCCTCCCCGGCATAAAGCCGCGGCGATGATCCGTCCAACTCCCTTAAATAGTTAAAATCTAATCTTCTTTCTGGAGAGCCTTAGGCTTTGCAGCTTCAGGAATGTGCTCAATCCAGTAAATAAGGCGCTGGCAGTTAGGGCAACTCAGAATCTGCTTTCCTTCCTGCAGCACGTTGTATTCCTGCGGGGGAATCATAATGTGGCAACCGGCGCATACTGCATCCTCAACCGGAACAATAACCGGATGCTCAAGACGGGAGCGGATGAACTCGTAACGGCCAAGAATGGGCTTGGGCACAACTTCCCCGGCCTTGTTACGGCGCTTGGTTAGCTTGTCCAGTTCACCATTAGCGGCATCGAGTCTTTCTTTGAGGCCGGCACGCTTTTCTGCGAGTTCCTCGTCCAGTTCCTTGATCTTGGCATCAACGTCGGCCATCAGTTCATTATGGCGCTCGGTCTCTTCAAGAACGGTGATCTTTTCTTCTTCACGCAGTCTGTTCAGCTTTTCAAGGCTATCCATTTCACGCATCATGGCGTGGTACTCCTTAGTGGTACCAACGAGCATGAGTTTGCTTTTGCTCTTTTTAACCTTAACGGAATCTTCTTCGATTTCGTGGTCAAGCTTCTTCTTCTGCTCGGCAAGCAGATCAAGCTTTTCGGTCAGCTGTTCTTTGCGTTTTTCAAGGGATTCCTTGCGGGATTCGAGGGCAGCCACATCTTTGGGTGCCTGATCGATTTCCGCTTCAAGAAGGATAATTTCATCATCAACCTTCTGCAAAACAACCAGCTGTTCTATCTGTTT encodes the following:
- a CDS encoding C4-type zinc ribbon domain-containing protein, with the protein product MYEKQIEQLVVLQKVDDEIILLEAEIDQAPKDVAALESRKESLEKRKEQLTEKLDLLAEQKKKLDHEIEEDSVKVKKSKSKLMLVGTTKEYHAMMREMDSLEKLNRLREEEKITVLEETERHNELMADVDAKIKELDEELAEKRAGLKERLDAANGELDKLTKRRNKAGEVVPKPILGRYEFIRSRLEHPVIVPVEDAVCAGCHIMIPPQEYNVLQEGKQILSCPNCQRLIYWIEHIPEAAKPKALQKED
- the ispD gene encoding 2-C-methyl-D-erythritol 4-phosphate cytidylyltransferase, whose amino-acid sequence is MSKSGEVWAILLAAGSGTRLAEAVGGVKKQFLEWKGFPLFWHSALTFSSTPAVSGIVFVFPPDQVEEMKEVVAGLDGSDSLGMRFKVTAGGMRRQDSVFNGLNELPAGCTHVLVHDSARPFASVKMVSGIVDKLRSGNEAVIPAIDVTDTIKEVNGEIVEKTLLRSRLKAVQTPQGFYLPTLYAAHKQAEEEGWDVTDDASMVEMAGKTVHICEGEEGNIKMTNPEDLKKIEEGRRTVPCVGWGYDVHKFGEGRPMVLGGVPIPGGPEVIAHSDGDVLLHALADAILGLFGGGDIGHHFPDTSAACENMSSGIIVKEVMTKAEEAEVEVVHVDLTVISQIPKLSPHRELIRKNVASLMGLDKAQVNVKATTEEKLGFTGEKKGIKAVAAVTGLKKI